The Streptomyces sp. NBC_01353 genome contains a region encoding:
- a CDS encoding acyl-CoA dehydrogenase family protein, which translates to MGKDFDLYRPSEEHDMLRETVRALAEAKITPFAAAVDEEGRFPQEALDALVAADLQAVHVPEAYGGAGADALATVIVIEEVARACGSSSLIPAVNKLGSLPVILSGSEELKKKYLGPLAKGEAMFSYALSEPDAGSDAAGMKTRAVRDGDFWVLNGVKRWITNAGVSEYYTVMAVTDPDKRSKGISAFVVEKSDEGVSFGAPEKKLGIKGSPTREVYLDNVRIPADRMIGAEGTGFATAMKTLDHTRITIAAQAIGIAQGALDYAKGYVKERKQFGKPIADFQGVQFMLADMAMKLEAARQLTYAAAAKSERVDGDLTFFGAAAKCFASDVAMEVTTDAVQLLGGYGYTRDYPVERMMRDAKITQIYEGTNQVQRIVMARNLP; encoded by the coding sequence ATGGGCAAGGACTTCGACCTGTATCGCCCGTCCGAGGAGCACGACATGCTCCGGGAGACGGTCCGCGCGCTGGCGGAGGCGAAGATCACGCCGTTCGCCGCGGCGGTCGACGAGGAGGGCCGGTTCCCGCAGGAGGCACTGGACGCGCTGGTGGCGGCCGACCTGCAGGCCGTGCACGTCCCGGAGGCCTACGGCGGCGCCGGCGCGGACGCGCTGGCGACGGTGATCGTGATCGAGGAGGTCGCCCGCGCCTGCGGCTCGTCCTCCCTGATCCCGGCCGTGAACAAGCTCGGCTCGCTCCCGGTGATCCTGTCCGGCTCGGAGGAGCTGAAGAAGAAGTACCTGGGCCCGCTGGCCAAGGGCGAGGCGATGTTCTCCTACGCCCTGTCCGAGCCGGACGCCGGCTCGGACGCGGCCGGCATGAAGACCCGTGCCGTGCGCGACGGTGACTTCTGGGTCCTCAACGGCGTCAAGCGCTGGATCACCAACGCCGGCGTCTCCGAGTACTACACCGTCATGGCCGTCACCGACCCCGACAAGCGCTCCAAGGGCATCTCCGCGTTCGTGGTGGAGAAGTCCGACGAGGGCGTCTCCTTCGGCGCGCCGGAGAAGAAGCTCGGCATCAAGGGCTCCCCGACCCGCGAGGTCTACCTCGACAACGTCCGGATCCCCGCCGACCGGATGATCGGCGCCGAAGGCACCGGCTTCGCCACCGCGATGAAGACCCTGGACCACACCCGCATCACCATCGCCGCCCAGGCCATCGGCATCGCCCAGGGCGCCCTCGACTACGCCAAGGGCTACGTCAAGGAACGCAAGCAGTTCGGCAAGCCCATCGCCGACTTCCAGGGCGTGCAGTTCATGCTCGCCGACATGGCCATGAAGCTCGAAGCCGCCCGCCAGCTCACCTACGCCGCCGCCGCCAAGAGCGAGCGCGTCGACGGCGACCTCACCTTCTTCGGCGCCGCCGCCAAGTGCTTCGCCTCCGACGTCGCCATGGAGGTCACCACCGACGCCGTCCAGCTCCTCGGCGGCTACGGCTACACCCGCGACTACCCCGTCGAACGCATGATGCGCGACGCCAAGATCACCCAGATCTACGAAGGCACCAACCAGGTCCAGCGCATCGTCATGGCCCGCAACCTCCCGTAA
- a CDS encoding helix-turn-helix domain-containing protein has translation MGTVALAVTDGMLHFELSVAYEVFGADLSRVADPWYSVFVCGPGPVRFGRFLMDPDHGLDRLPYADMVIVPGWADVDREPPAELVDAVRAAHEAGARVASLCTGAFVLAAAGLLDGRRATTHWAHTDVLAARYPRVEVDPDVLYVDNGSVLTSAGKAAAMDLCLHLVRRDHGSAVANTVARRLVVPPHRAGGQAQFVTAPVPAQDDHPLAELFPWATERLDQAMTVEDLARRANMSSRNLGRHFRAVTGTTPLQWLLTQRIRRAQELLETTGDSVDAIAEATGMGTATTLRRHFNRTIGVPPDTYRRTFRSSRGR, from the coding sequence ATGGGTACAGTCGCGCTGGCCGTCACCGACGGGATGCTGCACTTCGAACTGTCCGTGGCGTACGAGGTGTTCGGCGCCGACCTGTCCCGGGTGGCCGACCCCTGGTACAGCGTCTTCGTCTGCGGGCCGGGCCCGGTGCGGTTCGGCAGGTTCCTCATGGACCCCGACCACGGGCTCGACCGACTCCCGTACGCGGACATGGTGATCGTGCCCGGGTGGGCCGATGTCGACCGGGAACCGCCCGCAGAGCTGGTCGACGCGGTGCGCGCGGCCCATGAGGCGGGCGCGCGGGTGGCCTCGCTGTGCACGGGCGCGTTCGTGCTGGCCGCCGCCGGGCTGCTGGACGGCCGACGGGCGACCACGCACTGGGCGCACACCGACGTCCTGGCCGCGCGGTATCCCCGGGTCGAGGTGGATCCGGACGTGCTGTACGTGGACAACGGCAGCGTGCTGACCTCCGCGGGCAAGGCCGCCGCGATGGATCTGTGCCTGCATCTGGTCCGCCGCGACCACGGCTCGGCGGTCGCCAACACGGTCGCGCGCCGCCTGGTCGTGCCTCCTCATCGGGCGGGCGGCCAGGCGCAGTTCGTCACGGCGCCGGTGCCCGCGCAGGACGACCACCCCCTCGCCGAGCTGTTCCCCTGGGCGACCGAACGCCTCGACCAGGCCATGACCGTGGAGGACCTGGCCCGCCGGGCGAACATGAGCTCGCGCAACCTGGGCCGCCACTTCAGGGCGGTGACCGGCACCACGCCGCTCCAATGGCTCCTGACCCAGCGGATCCGGCGCGCCCAGGAACTGCTGGAGACGACGGGCGACAGCGTCGACGCCATCGCGGAGGCGACGGGCATGGGCACGGCCACGACGCTGCGCCGCCACTTCAACCGTACGATCGGCGTCCCCCCGGACACGTACCGCCGCACCTTCCGCAGCTCACGCGGCCGTTGA
- a CDS encoding saccharopine dehydrogenase NADP-binding domain-containing protein, whose product MKSGHTVTVFGAYGHTGRFVVAELLNRGFVPILSGRDADKLHALAASRPGLDVRPAAVDDPAALDRALLGADAVINCAGPFAATAAPVIEAALRARIPYVDVAAEIEANLDTFAHFAERATAAGAVVIPAMAFFGGLGDLLVTAAMGDWTTADEAHVAYGLSGWHPTAGTRTAGAVSRERRDGRRVVYSDGRLEYRDDTPATLKWTFPEPMGIRSVIGEFTMADVVTVPSHLAIPEVRTYMTVEAARDLSAPETPAPTPVDEHGRSDQTFLVDVLVRSGGEERRAVVGGQDIYAVSAPLAVEAVHHVLTGRTRTVGVASAGAIFDAPEFLRALSPHISFELRP is encoded by the coding sequence ATGAAGTCGGGTCACACGGTGACGGTGTTCGGCGCCTACGGACACACCGGGCGTTTCGTGGTGGCGGAGCTGCTGAATCGAGGGTTCGTCCCGATCCTGTCCGGCCGCGACGCGGACAAGCTGCACGCCCTCGCGGCCTCCCGTCCGGGACTCGACGTCCGGCCGGCCGCGGTCGACGACCCGGCCGCCCTCGACCGCGCGCTCCTCGGCGCGGACGCCGTGATCAACTGCGCCGGACCCTTCGCCGCGACCGCCGCCCCGGTGATCGAGGCGGCGCTGCGCGCGAGGATCCCGTACGTGGATGTCGCCGCCGAGATCGAGGCCAATCTCGACACGTTCGCGCACTTCGCGGAGCGCGCGACGGCCGCCGGCGCGGTCGTGATCCCCGCGATGGCCTTCTTCGGCGGCCTCGGCGACCTGCTGGTCACCGCCGCCATGGGCGACTGGACGACGGCCGACGAGGCCCACGTGGCGTACGGGCTGAGCGGTTGGCACCCCACCGCCGGGACCCGCACCGCCGGCGCGGTCTCCCGGGAGCGCAGGGACGGCCGACGCGTCGTGTACAGCGACGGGCGCCTGGAGTACCGCGACGACACACCGGCGACCCTGAAGTGGACCTTCCCCGAGCCGATGGGGATCCGGTCGGTGATCGGGGAGTTCACCATGGCCGACGTCGTCACCGTCCCCAGCCACCTGGCCATCCCCGAGGTGCGCACCTACATGACGGTCGAGGCGGCCCGGGACCTGTCCGCTCCGGAGACACCGGCGCCGACCCCGGTCGACGAGCACGGCCGCTCCGATCAGACCTTCCTCGTCGATGTCCTCGTGCGCTCCGGCGGCGAGGAGCGGCGCGCGGTGGTCGGCGGCCAGGACATCTACGCCGTCAGCGCCCCGCTCGCGGTGGAGGCGGTCCACCACGTCCTCACGGGGCGGACCCGGACGGTCGGTGTCGCCTCGGCCGGCGCGATCTTCGACGCGCCCGAGTTCCTCCGCGCCCTGTCTCCGCACATCTCGTTCGAACTGCGCCCGTAA
- the helR gene encoding RNA polymerase recycling motor ATPase HelR has product MNPLTTSAFDLPDRLSPKADPSLIAGDEQHFAAIAESLEQSIAELSDRLDAARKAPGGVGREAMERDAEIHRLTGRLRALRRFGLDLCLGHIVGADDGEPVYIGRLGLTDSTGHRLLLDWRSPAAEPFFAATHANPMGLASRRRYRWTRGRISDYWDEVFAADGLEGRAALDDQSAFIASLGTNRSPRMRDVLATIQSDQDAIVRASSRGALVVDGGPGTGKTVVALHRSAYLLYSDPRLGHRRGGVLFVGPHRPYLNYVSDVLPSLGEEGVQTCTLRDLVEEGAGAASETDPDVARLKSSADMVKAIEKAVRFYEEPPAQGLTVTTSWSDIRLSADEWAEAFAAPGPGTPHNEARDQIWDELVSILMDKFDGDVPPELFRKSLLQDKELVDTLNGAWPLLEAADLVGDLWSVPAYLRMCAPWLSRDEVRTLQRKEAPQAWTVSDLPLLDAARQRLGDPEASRRKRRHEAAVAAERERMAGVIDDIVAADADGEGAVTMLRGRDLQDTLMDEAALPGTDRDLLAGPFAHIVVDEAQELTDAEWQMLLLRCPSRSFTIVGDRAQTRRGFTESWRERLERVGLDRIEMASLSVNYRTPEEVMAVAEPVIRAALPDANVPSSIRSSGIPVVRGSVSDLDSILDGWLTAHAEGVACVIGDPTFRPTPRVQSLTPALSKGLEFDLVVLVDPEEFGTGVEGAVDRYVAMTRATQQLVILTSS; this is encoded by the coding sequence CTGAACCCTCTGACCACCAGTGCGTTCGACCTTCCCGACCGACTCTCCCCCAAGGCCGACCCGTCGCTGATCGCCGGCGACGAACAGCACTTCGCCGCCATCGCGGAGAGCCTCGAGCAGTCGATCGCCGAGCTGTCCGACCGTCTCGACGCCGCGCGCAAGGCGCCCGGCGGTGTCGGCCGGGAGGCGATGGAGCGGGACGCGGAGATCCACCGGCTGACCGGCCGGTTGCGCGCCTTGCGCCGTTTCGGTCTCGACCTGTGCCTCGGCCACATCGTCGGCGCGGACGACGGCGAGCCCGTGTACATCGGACGGCTGGGCCTCACCGACAGCACGGGTCATCGGCTGCTGCTCGACTGGCGTTCCCCCGCGGCCGAGCCGTTCTTCGCGGCCACCCATGCCAACCCGATGGGTCTGGCGAGCCGTCGCAGGTACCGCTGGACCCGCGGCCGGATCAGCGACTACTGGGACGAGGTGTTCGCCGCCGACGGGCTCGAGGGGCGCGCCGCGCTCGACGACCAGTCCGCCTTCATCGCCAGCCTGGGCACCAACCGGTCGCCCCGGATGCGCGACGTGCTCGCCACCATCCAGTCCGACCAGGACGCCATCGTCCGTGCGAGTTCCCGTGGTGCCCTGGTCGTCGACGGCGGCCCGGGTACCGGAAAGACCGTCGTGGCGCTGCACCGCTCCGCGTACCTCCTCTACTCCGACCCCCGCCTCGGTCACCGTCGCGGCGGCGTGCTCTTCGTCGGTCCGCACCGGCCCTACCTGAACTACGTCTCCGACGTCCTCCCCAGCCTCGGAGAGGAGGGCGTGCAGACCTGCACGCTGCGGGACCTCGTGGAAGAGGGAGCCGGCGCGGCGAGCGAGACCGACCCGGACGTGGCGCGTCTGAAGTCGTCCGCGGACATGGTGAAGGCGATCGAAAAGGCCGTCAGGTTCTACGAGGAACCGCCCGCCCAGGGCCTGACGGTCACCACCTCGTGGTCCGACATCCGGCTGAGCGCCGACGAATGGGCCGAGGCGTTCGCGGCACCGGGACCGGGTACGCCGCACAACGAGGCGCGCGACCAGATCTGGGACGAGCTGGTCTCGATCCTGATGGACAAGTTCGACGGCGACGTACCGCCCGAGCTGTTCCGGAAGTCGCTGCTCCAGGACAAGGAGCTGGTCGACACCCTCAACGGCGCGTGGCCCCTGCTCGAAGCGGCCGACCTGGTCGGGGATCTGTGGTCCGTACCCGCGTATCTGCGGATGTGCGCCCCCTGGCTCAGCCGCGACGAGGTCCGCACGCTGCAGCGTAAGGAGGCGCCCCAGGCCTGGACGGTGTCCGACCTGCCGCTCCTGGACGCGGCACGGCAGCGGCTCGGCGACCCGGAGGCGTCACGGCGCAAGCGTCGGCACGAGGCCGCTGTCGCCGCCGAGCGCGAGCGCATGGCCGGCGTCATCGACGACATCGTCGCGGCCGACGCCGACGGTGAGGGTGCCGTGACCATGCTGCGTGGGCGGGACCTGCAGGACACCCTGATGGACGAGGCGGCGTTGCCCGGCACCGACCGGGACCTGCTCGCCGGCCCGTTCGCGCACATCGTCGTGGACGAGGCTCAGGAACTGACCGACGCGGAGTGGCAGATGCTGCTGCTGCGCTGTCCGTCCCGGAGCTTCACGATCGTCGGGGACCGCGCCCAGACCAGGCGCGGCTTCACGGAGTCGTGGCGGGAACGGCTCGAGCGTGTCGGGCTCGACCGGATCGAGATGGCCTCGCTGAGCGTCAACTACCGGACGCCGGAAGAGGTGATGGCGGTGGCCGAGCCGGTCATCCGGGCCGCACTGCCGGACGCAAATGTGCCGAGCTCCATCCGCAGCAGCGGCATCCCCGTCGTTCGCGGGTCGGTCTCGGATCTGGACTCGATCCTCGACGGCTGGCTCACGGCACATGCCGAAGGGGTCGCCTGCGTCATCGGCGATCCCACGTTCCGGCCGACGCCCCGCGTCCAGTCGCTGACCCCGGCGCTCTCGAAGGGCCTGGAGTTCGACCTGGTCGTCCTCGTCGACCCCGAGGAGTTCGGCACGGGCGTGGAGGGAGCGGTCGACCGGTACGTCGCGATGACGCGTGCGACCCAGCAGCTCGTCATCCTCACGAGCTCCTGA
- a CDS encoding FAD binding domain-containing protein, with protein MDLNTITEVVRRPSDRPGADWREGDAWLAGGTWLFSVEQPELRRLVDLTVLPWDPLVRADAGLEIGATCTIRDLHAFVPPADWTAGSLLATSCEAFLSSFKIWNAATVGGNICMSLPAGPMITLTVALEARYELWAPDGSVRTVDALDFVTGNNRNILAPGEILRRVEVPARALRRRAAHRRFTLTHLGRSTVFLIGTHTPGTSDMTLTVTAGTTRPVRFAFDRMPDAPTLGQSIDAIPADVWFADPNGTPDHRRHLTEHFAEEIRRELMAGDPA; from the coding sequence ATGGATCTCAACACCATCACCGAAGTCGTCCGGCGGCCGTCCGACCGGCCGGGTGCCGACTGGCGCGAGGGTGATGCCTGGCTCGCGGGCGGCACGTGGCTGTTCTCCGTCGAGCAGCCGGAGCTGCGCCGCCTGGTCGACCTCACGGTGCTGCCGTGGGATCCCCTCGTCCGCGCCGACGCCGGTCTCGAGATCGGCGCCACGTGCACGATCCGTGATCTCCACGCCTTCGTGCCGCCCGCCGACTGGACCGCGGGCTCGCTCCTCGCGACGTCCTGCGAGGCGTTCCTCTCCTCCTTCAAGATCTGGAACGCGGCCACCGTGGGCGGGAACATCTGCATGTCGCTGCCCGCCGGTCCCATGATCACGCTCACGGTCGCGCTCGAGGCACGGTACGAGCTGTGGGCTCCCGACGGTTCCGTACGTACCGTCGACGCACTGGACTTCGTGACGGGGAACAACCGCAACATCCTCGCTCCGGGGGAGATCCTGCGCCGTGTCGAGGTCCCGGCGCGTGCCCTGCGTAGGCGCGCCGCGCATCGCAGGTTCACGCTGACCCACCTCGGCCGTTCGACCGTGTTCCTGATCGGTACGCACACGCCCGGCACGAGCGACATGACGCTCACCGTCACCGCCGGCACCACGCGGCCGGTGCGGTTCGCCTTCGATCGAATGCCCGATGCCCCCACCCTGGGGCAGAGCATCGACGCCATCCCGGCCGACGTCTGGTTCGCCGACCCCAACGGGACCCCCGACCACCGTCGCCATCTCACCGAGCACTTCGCGGAAGAGATTCGCCGCGAACTCATGGCTGGGGACCCGGCATGA
- a CDS encoding electron transfer flavoprotein subunit beta/FixA family protein produces the protein MTLRIAVCVKYVPDATGDRGFADDLTVDRDEVDGLLSELDEYAVEQALRISEESDDAEVTVVTVGPDDAKDALRKALSMGADKAVHVNDDDIHGTDVIGTSAILAKALEKTGFDLVLCGMASTDGTMGVLPALLAERLNLPQVTLLSEVSVEDGLVKGRRDGDAATELLEAPLPAVVSVTDQSGEARYPSFKGIMAAKKKPVEELDLDDLEIDADEVGLAGSWTLVESVAARPARTAGTIVTDEGDGGKQLAAFLSAQKFI, from the coding sequence GTGACCCTGAGGATCGCTGTCTGTGTGAAGTACGTACCCGACGCGACCGGCGACCGTGGTTTCGCCGACGACCTGACGGTCGACCGCGACGAGGTCGACGGCCTGCTGTCGGAGCTGGACGAGTACGCGGTCGAGCAGGCGCTGCGCATCTCCGAGGAGTCCGACGACGCCGAGGTCACCGTCGTCACCGTCGGCCCGGACGACGCCAAGGACGCGCTGCGCAAGGCGCTGTCGATGGGCGCCGACAAGGCCGTCCACGTCAACGACGACGACATCCACGGCACCGACGTCATCGGCACCTCCGCCATCCTCGCCAAGGCCCTGGAGAAGACCGGTTTCGACCTGGTCCTCTGTGGCATGGCGTCGACCGACGGCACGATGGGCGTGCTGCCGGCGCTGCTGGCCGAGCGACTGAACCTCCCGCAGGTCACCCTGCTCTCCGAGGTCTCGGTGGAGGACGGCCTCGTCAAGGGCCGCCGGGACGGCGACGCCGCCACCGAGCTGCTCGAGGCCCCGCTGCCGGCCGTCGTCTCGGTCACCGACCAGTCCGGCGAGGCCCGTTACCCCTCCTTCAAGGGGATCATGGCCGCCAAGAAGAAGCCGGTCGAGGAGCTGGACCTGGACGACCTCGAGATCGACGCCGACGAGGTCGGTCTGGCCGGGTCCTGGACCCTGGTCGAGTCGGTCGCGGCGCGTCCGGCCCGCACCGCGGGCACGATCGTCACGGACGAGGGCGACGGCGGCAAGCAGCTCGCCGCCTTCCTGTCCGCCCAGAAGTTCATCTGA
- a CDS encoding AraC family transcriptional regulator, protein MLERLNRAMDHIESCLDGPIEVAELARIAVTSEYHLRRLFSALAGMPLSEYIRRRRLTVAGAEVLAGERTLLDVATRYGYGSGEAFARAFRAVHGVGPGEARRTGAALRSQPRMSFRLVVEGSSTMRYRIADKEEFRVVGKKARVPLVHEGVNPAIAAFIRGIAPETLSRITALSDQDPAGIVAVSDQLDPSRAEGTELDYYHAVVTKAEAPQDMDVLTVPAGTWAIFENTGPFPQALQYLWRDVFTQWFPSNPYDSRPGPEILRVQLSKDGATAEAELWIPVERSAS, encoded by the coding sequence GTGCTGGAGCGGCTGAACCGGGCGATGGACCACATCGAGTCGTGTCTCGACGGACCGATCGAGGTGGCCGAGCTCGCGAGGATCGCGGTGACGTCGGAGTACCACCTCAGGCGGCTGTTCTCGGCGCTGGCCGGGATGCCGCTCTCGGAGTACATCCGGCGCAGGCGACTGACCGTCGCGGGCGCCGAGGTACTCGCCGGCGAGCGGACGCTGCTGGATGTCGCGACGCGGTACGGCTACGGCTCGGGGGAGGCGTTCGCCCGAGCGTTCCGCGCCGTCCACGGCGTGGGGCCCGGCGAGGCGCGGCGGACCGGTGCGGCGCTGCGCTCCCAGCCACGGATGTCCTTCCGACTCGTCGTCGAAGGGAGCAGCACCATGCGATACAGGATCGCGGACAAGGAAGAGTTCCGCGTGGTCGGCAAGAAGGCCCGCGTCCCGCTCGTCCACGAGGGGGTCAACCCGGCGATCGCGGCCTTCATCCGGGGCATCGCCCCCGAGACGCTGAGCCGCATCACGGCCTTGTCGGACCAGGACCCGGCGGGCATCGTCGCCGTGAGCGACCAACTCGACCCGAGCCGAGCGGAAGGCACCGAACTCGACTACTACCACGCCGTGGTGACCAAGGCGGAGGCCCCCCAGGACATGGACGTCCTCACCGTCCCGGCGGGAACATGGGCGATCTTCGAGAACACGGGCCCGTTCCCCCAGGCGCTCCAGTACCTGTGGCGGGACGTCTTCACCCAGTGGTTCCCCTCGAACCCGTACGACAGCAGGCCTGGCCCGGAGATCCTGCGCGTCCAGCTGTCGAAGGACGGGGCGACGGCGGAGGCGGAGCTGTGGATCCCTGTGGAGCGATCGGCTTCGTGA
- a CDS encoding SDR family NAD(P)-dependent oxidoreductase, translated as MDIAGSAALVTGAASGLGAATAAALAARGATVYGLDLDKAVAAAGPRPDGVTLLAADVTEEGPVREALARIEADGAELRVAVNCAGIAPSARILGRKGPHDLDLFRTVLNVNLLGTFNVMRLAAEAIARQEPDENSQRGLVVNTASIAAFEGQVGQIAYAASKAGVAGMTVTAARDLAQFGIRVVTIAPGIVDTPMMAGFSEEIRAGLGASVTFPQRLARPEEYAKLVTMVAEHDYLNGETIRMDGALRMAAR; from the coding sequence ATGGACATCGCCGGCTCCGCCGCGCTCGTCACCGGCGCCGCATCCGGCCTGGGCGCCGCCACCGCCGCCGCCCTGGCCGCCCGCGGCGCCACCGTCTACGGCCTGGACCTGGACAAGGCCGTCGCCGCCGCGGGGCCCCGGCCCGACGGCGTCACGCTGCTCGCCGCCGACGTCACCGAGGAGGGCCCCGTCCGCGAGGCCCTCGCCCGGATCGAGGCCGACGGTGCCGAGCTGCGGGTCGCCGTCAACTGCGCGGGCATCGCCCCCTCCGCCCGGATCCTGGGCCGCAAGGGCCCGCACGACCTCGACCTCTTCCGCACGGTCCTGAACGTCAACCTGCTGGGGACGTTCAATGTGATGCGGCTGGCCGCCGAGGCCATCGCCCGCCAGGAGCCGGACGAGAACAGCCAGCGCGGCCTCGTCGTCAACACCGCCTCGATCGCCGCCTTCGAGGGCCAGGTCGGCCAGATCGCGTACGCCGCGTCCAAGGCCGGCGTCGCCGGTATGACCGTCACCGCCGCCCGCGACCTCGCCCAGTTCGGCATTCGGGTCGTCACCATCGCCCCCGGGATCGTCGACACCCCGATGATGGCCGGTTTCAGCGAGGAGATCCGGGCCGGGCTCGGCGCGAGCGTCACCTTCCCGCAGCGTCTCGCCCGTCCCGAGGAGTACGCCAAGCTCGTCACGATGGTTGCCGAGCACGACTACCTCAACGGCGAGACGATCCGGATGGACGGCGCCCTGCGCATGGCGGCCCGCTGA
- a CDS encoding electron transfer flavoprotein subunit alpha/FixB family protein: MAEILVLVDHADGAVRKPALELLTLARRIGEPTAVVLGAGEAAASIAATAGEYGATTVYVADGAEFADQLVVPKVDALTQIAKDKGVAAVLVTSSGEGKEVAARVALRLGSGLITDAVELEAGENGPVATQSVFAASYQVKSAVSHGVPVITVKPNSAAPEAAPAAGTIENVTVAFTGNAAKVVSRTPRVSTGRPELTESAIVVSGGRGVGAAEGFAVVEKLADSLGAAVGASRAAVDAGWYPHSNQVGQTGKQVSPQLYIAAGISGAIQHRAGMQTSKTIVAVNKDAEAPIFDLVDYGVVGDLFEVLPQLTDEIGAR; this comes from the coding sequence ATGGCTGAGATCCTGGTTCTCGTGGACCACGCCGACGGTGCGGTCCGCAAGCCGGCGCTCGAACTGCTCACCCTGGCCCGCCGGATCGGCGAGCCGACGGCCGTCGTGCTCGGCGCAGGCGAGGCCGCGGCGTCGATCGCCGCGACCGCCGGCGAGTACGGCGCCACCACCGTGTACGTCGCGGACGGCGCCGAGTTCGCCGACCAGCTCGTCGTGCCGAAGGTCGACGCGCTCACCCAGATCGCGAAGGACAAGGGCGTCGCCGCCGTCCTGGTGACCTCCTCCGGCGAGGGCAAGGAGGTCGCCGCCCGCGTGGCGCTGCGCCTCGGCTCCGGTCTGATCACCGACGCCGTGGAGCTGGAGGCCGGCGAGAACGGTCCCGTCGCGACCCAGTCCGTCTTCGCCGCCTCGTACCAGGTGAAGTCGGCCGTGTCGCACGGCGTCCCGGTCATCACGGTCAAGCCCAACTCCGCCGCGCCGGAGGCCGCCCCGGCCGCCGGTACGATCGAGAACGTCACCGTCGCCTTCACCGGCAACGCCGCCAAGGTCGTCTCGCGCACCCCGCGCGTCTCCACCGGCCGCCCCGAGCTGACCGAGTCCGCGATCGTGGTCTCCGGCGGCCGTGGCGTCGGCGCGGCGGAGGGCTTCGCGGTCGTCGAGAAGCTCGCCGACTCCCTCGGCGCGGCCGTCGGCGCCTCCCGCGCCGCGGTGGACGCGGGCTGGTACCCGCACTCCAACCAGGTCGGCCAGACCGGCAAACAGGTCTCGCCGCAGCTGTACATCGCGGCGGGCATCTCCGGCGCGATCCAGCACCGGGCCGGTATGCAGACGTCGAAGACCATCGTGGCCGTCAACAAGGACGCCGAGGCCCCGATCTTCGACCTCGTCGACTACGGCGTGGTCGGCGACCTCTTCGAGGTCCTGCCGCAGCTGACGGACGAGATCGGCGCGCGGTAG
- a CDS encoding TetR family transcriptional regulator yields MGTASTNTAKPAMRDSLIAAAFQLFLERGYEQTTVDDIVSLAGVGRRSFFRYFPSKEDVVFPDHEQSLADMTEFLAASADTDDPLVRICDATRLVMRMYAENPTFSVQRYRLTREVTGLRTYELSVVWRYEKTLGDYLRTRWADRRDGTLRANVVAASVVAAHNHALRHWLRSGGEGDPLVEVDQALEFVRDTWSGGGEGRGVQGEGTEDVVVVITKRSTPMWRVVREVESSLGES; encoded by the coding sequence ATGGGAACTGCGTCGACGAACACCGCCAAGCCCGCGATGCGGGACTCCCTCATCGCCGCGGCCTTCCAGCTCTTTCTGGAGCGGGGGTACGAGCAGACCACCGTCGACGACATCGTCTCCCTCGCCGGGGTCGGCCGGCGGTCCTTCTTCCGGTACTTCCCGTCCAAGGAGGACGTGGTCTTCCCCGACCACGAGCAGAGCCTCGCCGACATGACCGAGTTCCTCGCGGCGAGCGCGGACACCGACGACCCGCTGGTCAGGATCTGCGACGCCACCCGCCTCGTGATGCGGATGTACGCCGAGAACCCCACCTTCTCCGTCCAGCGCTACCGCCTCACCCGTGAGGTGACGGGCCTGCGGACGTACGAGCTGTCGGTCGTCTGGCGGTACGAGAAGACGCTCGGCGACTATCTCCGCACCCGTTGGGCCGACCGCCGCGACGGCACCCTGCGGGCCAACGTGGTCGCCGCCTCCGTGGTCGCCGCCCACAATCACGCCCTGCGCCACTGGCTGCGCTCGGGCGGCGAGGGCGACCCGCTGGTCGAGGTGGACCAGGCCCTGGAGTTCGTCCGCGACACCTGGAGCGGGGGCGGCGAGGGCCGTGGCGTCCAGGGCGAGGGGACCGAGGACGTCGTCGTGGTGATCACCAAGCGGTCCACGCCGATGTGGCGCGTGGTGCGCGAGGTGGAGTCGAGCCTCGGCGAGAGTTGA
- a CDS encoding zinc ribbon domain-containing protein — protein sequence MFHTGSTGLRTGSAAVRTEESAADAELYYQLCRWCQTTTFQRLLCPTCGSTDLAPERSDGEGVITVRRGVTAADADLWPVHMAEGFVVRCRVDGPPHAVRPGVRVRLSARSAVAAQPVVRLCEEVPLDGWI from the coding sequence GTGTTCCACACCGGATCCACGGGACTGAGGACCGGGAGCGCCGCCGTCCGGACCGAGGAATCGGCCGCAGACGCCGAGCTCTACTACCAGCTCTGCCGCTGGTGCCAGACAACCACCTTCCAGCGCCTGCTCTGCCCGACCTGCGGGTCGACCGACCTCGCGCCCGAACGCAGCGACGGCGAGGGCGTGATCACCGTACGCCGCGGGGTCACCGCCGCCGACGCCGACCTGTGGCCGGTGCACATGGCCGAGGGCTTCGTCGTCCGCTGCCGGGTCGACGGGCCGCCGCACGCGGTGCGCCCCGGGGTCCGCGTCAGGCTCTCCGCCCGCTCGGCCGTGGCGGCGCAGCCGGTCGTCCGGCTCTGCGAGGAGGTCCCGCTCGACGGCTGGATCTGA